A genome region from Winogradskyella helgolandensis includes the following:
- the rpsO gene encoding 30S ribosomal protein S15 encodes MYLDQKGKEEIFTKHGGNAKNTGSAEGQIALFTARINHLTEHLKKNRKDFNTERSLVKLVGKRRSLLDYLTKKDVLRYRAIVKELGLRK; translated from the coding sequence ATGTATTTAGATCAAAAAGGAAAAGAGGAAATCTTTACAAAACATGGTGGTAATGCAAAGAACACTGGTTCTGCAGAAGGACAGATTGCATTATTTACGGCAAGAATTAATCACTTAACAGAACATTTAAAGAAAAATCGTAAAGATTTTAACACTGAGCGTTCATTAGTAAAGTTAGTAGGTAAAAGAAGAAGCTTACTAGATTATTTAACTAAGAAAGATGTTTTAAGATATCGTGCGATAGTTAAAGAATTAGGATTAAGAAAATAA
- a CDS encoding sensor histidine kinase: MKVSNDLRNFSNAYDVLERTFNNTYNGIAIVNLDGNWLKVNESICDIFGYTRWELFNMDINNIVYAQDLGVHEEKFEKLISGDIDKYRVKQRYFHKDGSILWMLISVSLVYFKEGRPHMIWQFNDITNRKKSEDKLKTLLSVAKDQNERLTSFANIVTHNLRSHSGNLSSLTDFLEEDYTFLKDNDNYQLLKRAIGNLQETVSHLTEVAKIREIEDSKMEVLNLYDFTQKATYNIIALAQNAEAIIYNLIDEDTCVKGIPAYLDSIILNFITNAIKYRSNKRKSIIELSSEFQDDYVVLKIKDNGLGIDLEKFGDKLFQMYNTFHYNEDAIGIGLFITKNHIESLGGKVEVESKVDEGTVFTVFFKKA, encoded by the coding sequence ATGAAAGTTTCAAATGATTTACGGAATTTCTCAAACGCTTACGACGTTTTAGAACGCACATTTAACAATACTTATAATGGTATTGCTATTGTGAATTTAGATGGAAATTGGTTAAAAGTTAATGAGAGTATCTGCGATATTTTTGGATATACCAGATGGGAACTCTTTAATATGGACATTAATAATATTGTCTATGCTCAAGACCTTGGTGTCCACGAAGAAAAATTTGAAAAGCTTATTAGCGGTGACATTGATAAATACCGTGTAAAGCAACGCTACTTTCATAAAGATGGCTCTATTCTCTGGATGTTAATTTCGGTGTCATTAGTCTATTTTAAAGAGGGCAGACCTCATATGATTTGGCAATTTAACGATATCACTAATCGTAAGAAAAGTGAAGATAAATTAAAAACATTGCTTAGTGTTGCTAAAGATCAAAATGAGAGGTTAACATCGTTTGCTAATATTGTGACACATAATTTAAGATCACATTCGGGTAATTTATCATCTTTAACCGATTTTTTAGAAGAAGATTATACGTTTTTAAAAGATAACGACAATTATCAATTACTAAAAAGGGCTATTGGTAATCTCCAAGAAACGGTGTCTCATTTAACTGAAGTTGCTAAAATTAGAGAAATTGAAGATTCTAAAATGGAAGTCCTCAATTTATATGATTTCACCCAAAAGGCTACTTATAATATTATTGCATTAGCGCAAAATGCGGAAGCTATTATATACAATCTAATAGATGAAGATACCTGTGTAAAAGGCATACCTGCTTATTTAGATAGTATAATTCTTAATTTTATTACCAATGCCATCAAATACAGATCCAATAAGAGAAAATCAATCATTGAGCTGAGTTCTGAGTTTCAAGATGACTATGTGGTGCTAAAAATTAAAGATAATGGATTGGGAATTGATTTAGAAAAATTTGGTGACAAGCTATTTCAAATGTATAATACCTTCCATTATAATGAGGACGCGATTGGTATTGGGCTTTTTATCAC